In a genomic window of Paroedura picta isolate Pp20150507F chromosome 14, Ppicta_v3.0, whole genome shotgun sequence:
- the NAT1 gene encoding arylamine N-acetyltransferase 1 isoform X2 → MNLEEYFTRTGYKGSLEKRDLDTLTAIFQHHIRAVPFENLSIHCGETITLDLAQVYSKIVKRRRGGWCMENNQLLSWVLKSLGYNTTILGAYVYNPQLNVYATHMTHLIVKVVMEGRAYIVDAGFGVSYQMWQPMELISGKDQPQTPGIFRFTEDNGVWYYEKIRRKQYIPNQSFSNSDLLEKRDRRNIYLFSLDPRKVEDFQFQCSYLQTSPESLFTQKSICTLQTADGFRALIGWTLSETTYNYKEDIDRVEFATLTDEEVEKTLLEKFSIRLENKLVPVNIKGIYTI, encoded by the coding sequence ATGAATCTAGAAGAATATTTCACAAGAACCGGCTACAAGGGCTCTCTGGAAAAACGCGACCTGGACACGCTAACGGCCATTTTCCAGCACCACATTAGAGCCGTCCCGTTCGAAAACCTCAGCATCCACTGCGGGGAAACCATTACTTTGGACCTGGCTCAAGTCTACAGCAAAATCGTCAAAAGGCGGCGCGGAGGGTGGTGCATGGAGAACAACCAGCTCTTGTCGTGGGTTCTGAAGTCCTTGGGCTACAACACGACCATTTTGGGAGCCTACGTTTACAACCCGCAGCTGAACGTCTACGCGACTCACATGACCCACCTGATCGTGAAGGTCGTCATGGAGGGCAGAGCCTACATCGTGGACGCGGGCTTTGGCGTCTCCTACCAAATGTGGCAGCCAATGGAGCTGATTTCCGGCAAGGACCAGCCGCAGACGCCGGGGATCTTTCGCTTCACCGAAGACAACGGCGTTTGGTACTACGAGAAAATCAGAAGGAAACAGTACATCCCCAACCAAAGCTTCTCCAATTCGGATCTGCTGGAGAAGAGAGACCGGAGAAACATCTACCTGTTCAGCCTGGATCCCCGGAAAGTGGAAGATTTTCAGTTCCAATGTTCCTACCTCCAAACATCCCCGGAATCCTTGTTTACCCAGAAATCCATTTGCACCCTCCAAACGGCCGACGGGTTCCGAGCTTTGATCGGGTGGACGCTGTCTGAGACCACCTACAACTACAAGGAGGACATTGACCGGGTGGAATTTGCGACTCTGACAGACGAGGAGGTGGAAAAAACTCTGCTCGAGAAATTCAGCATCCGCCTGGAGAACAAACTCGTCCCCGTCAACATCAAAGGCATCTATACGATTTAA
- the NAT1 gene encoding arylamine N-acetyltransferase 1 isoform X1 produces the protein MNSAGDMNLEEYFTRTGYKGSLEKRDLDTLTAIFQHHIRAVPFENLSIHCGETITLDLAQVYSKIVKRRRGGWCMENNQLLSWVLKSLGYNTTILGAYVYNPQLNVYATHMTHLIVKVVMEGRAYIVDAGFGVSYQMWQPMELISGKDQPQTPGIFRFTEDNGVWYYEKIRRKQYIPNQSFSNSDLLEKRDRRNIYLFSLDPRKVEDFQFQCSYLQTSPESLFTQKSICTLQTADGFRALIGWTLSETTYNYKEDIDRVEFATLTDEEVEKTLLEKFSIRLENKLVPVNIKGIYTI, from the coding sequence GAGACATGAATCTAGAAGAATATTTCACAAGAACCGGCTACAAGGGCTCTCTGGAAAAACGCGACCTGGACACGCTAACGGCCATTTTCCAGCACCACATTAGAGCCGTCCCGTTCGAAAACCTCAGCATCCACTGCGGGGAAACCATTACTTTGGACCTGGCTCAAGTCTACAGCAAAATCGTCAAAAGGCGGCGCGGAGGGTGGTGCATGGAGAACAACCAGCTCTTGTCGTGGGTTCTGAAGTCCTTGGGCTACAACACGACCATTTTGGGAGCCTACGTTTACAACCCGCAGCTGAACGTCTACGCGACTCACATGACCCACCTGATCGTGAAGGTCGTCATGGAGGGCAGAGCCTACATCGTGGACGCGGGCTTTGGCGTCTCCTACCAAATGTGGCAGCCAATGGAGCTGATTTCCGGCAAGGACCAGCCGCAGACGCCGGGGATCTTTCGCTTCACCGAAGACAACGGCGTTTGGTACTACGAGAAAATCAGAAGGAAACAGTACATCCCCAACCAAAGCTTCTCCAATTCGGATCTGCTGGAGAAGAGAGACCGGAGAAACATCTACCTGTTCAGCCTGGATCCCCGGAAAGTGGAAGATTTTCAGTTCCAATGTTCCTACCTCCAAACATCCCCGGAATCCTTGTTTACCCAGAAATCCATTTGCACCCTCCAAACGGCCGACGGGTTCCGAGCTTTGATCGGGTGGACGCTGTCTGAGACCACCTACAACTACAAGGAGGACATTGACCGGGTGGAATTTGCGACTCTGACAGACGAGGAGGTGGAAAAAACTCTGCTCGAGAAATTCAGCATCCGCCTGGAGAACAAACTCGTCCCCGTCAACATCAAAGGCATCTATACGATTTAA
- the MPHOSPH6 gene encoding M-phase phosphoprotein 6: MRSNTSYSRGLLGKGKRRRRLRSNRGSVPVAAMARDVKSKLSKNLLRMKFMQRGLDSETKKQLEEEEKKMISKEHWVLDLPELKEKESLIIEERSFLPCEDLLYGRMSFKGFNPEVEKLMIRMNSRYKTEEIEEEDNAMEADVSDEEMARRYETLVGTIGKKFLKKRDQRALQDSDEAENSQHGPSKAKKMFLKPQD, encoded by the exons ATGCGCAGTAACACATCTTACAGCCGCGGCCTGCTGGGAAAGGGGAAGCGGCGCCGTCGGCTCCGTTCAAACCGAGGCTCGGTGCCCGTCGCCGCCATGGCTCGGGACGTGAAGAGCAAACTGTCCAAGAACCTGCTGCGTATGAAG TTCATGCAGAGGGGCTTGGATTCGGAAACCAAAAAGCAGCtcgaagaagaggagaagaaaatgaTCAGCAAGGAGCACTGGGTCCTGGATCTACCGGAACTAAAGGAGAAGGA GAGCTTAATAATAGAAGAGCGAAGCTTTCTGCCGTGTGAGGATCTGCTTTATGGCAGAATGTCTTTCAAAGGCTTCAACCCTGAAGTTGAG aagttAATGATCCGGATGAACTCGAGGTACAAGACAGAAGAAATCGAAGAGGAAGATAATGCAATGGAGGCTGATGTATCGGATGAAGAAATGGCCAGAAG GTACGAGACGTTGGTCGGAACCATCGGGAAGAAGTTTTTGAAGAAAAGGGACCAGCGTGCCCTACAGGACTCAGACGAGGCTGAGAACAGTCAGCACGGACCTAGCAAAGCgaagaaaatgtttttgaaaccCCAAGATTAA